From Nerophis lumbriciformis linkage group LG13, RoL_Nlum_v2.1, whole genome shotgun sequence, one genomic window encodes:
- the LOC133613903 gene encoding gamma-crystallin M3-like, with translation MGKIIFYEERNFQGRSYECMSDCSDMSSNLSRCQSCRVENGCFMVYERPNFMGNQYFMRRGEYSDSMSMMGMRDCIRSCRSIPMHRGQFRMKIFERENFSGQSNELHEDCDNIQDRFRMSDCMSCQVMEGHWLLFEQPHFRGKMMYVRPGEHRSFREMGLNSMRFMSMRRIMDM, from the exons ATGGGCAAG ATCATCTTTTACGAGGAGAGAAATTTCCAGGGCCGCTCTTACGAGTGCATGAGCGACTGCTCCGACATGTCCTCCAACCTGAGCCGGTGCCAGTCCTGCCGGGTGGAGAACGGCTGCTTCATGGTCTACGAGCGCCCCAACTTCATGGGCAACCAGTACTTCATGAGGAGGGGCGAGTACTCCGACTCCATGAGCATGATGGGCATGAGGGACTGCATCAGGTCCTGCCGTTCAATCCCCATG CACAGAGGCCAGTTCAGGATGAAGATCTTCGAGAGGGAGAACTTCAGCGGCCAGTCCAACGAGCTGCATGAGGACTGCGACAACATCCAGGACCGCTTCCGCATGAGCGACTGCATGTCCTGCCAGGTGATGGAGGGCCACTGGCTGCTGTTCGAGCAGCCCCACTTCCGGGGCAAGATGATGTACGTGAGGCCCGGAGAGCACCGCAGCTTCAGGGAGATGGGTCTCAACAGCATGAGGTTCATGAGCATGAGGCGCATCAtggacatgtaa
- the LOC133613902 gene encoding gamma-crystallin M3-like isoform X1 has protein sequence MGKIILYEEKNFQGRSYECMSDCADMSSYLSRCQSCRVESGCFMVYERPNFMGNQFFMRRGEYSDYMNMMGISSGIKSCRMIPMQHRGQFRMKIFERENMSGQMNELMDDCENIMERFGMSDCMSCQVMEGHWLMYEQPNFRGRMLYVRPGDHRSFREMGMSSMRFMSMRRITDSC, from the exons ATGGGCAAG ATCATCCTGTACGAGGAGAAGAACTTCCAGGGCCGCTCTTACGAGTGCATGAGCGACTGTGCCGACATGTCGTCCTACCTGAGCCGGTGCCAGTCCTGCCGGGTGGAGAGCGGCTGCTTCATGGTCTACGAGCGCCCCAACTTCATGGGCAACCAGTTCTTCATGAGGAGGGGCGAGTACTCCGACTACATGAACATGATGGGCATCAGCAGCGGCATCAAGTCCTGCCGCATGATCCCCATG CAGCACAGAGGCCAGTTCAGGATGAAGATCTTTGAGCGGGAGAACATGAGCGGCCAGATGAACGAGCTGATGGACGACTGCGAGAACATCATGGAACGCTTTGGCATGAGCGACTGCATGTCCTGCCAGGTGATGGAGGGCCACTGGCTGATGTACGAGCAGCCCAACTTCCGCGGCAGGATGCTGTACGTGAGGCCCGGCGACCACCGGAGCTTCAGGGAGATGGGCATGAGCAGCATGAGGTTCATGAGCATGAGACGCATCACCGATTCCTGCTGA
- the LOC133613902 gene encoding gamma-crystallin M3-like isoform X2, which produces MGKIILYEEKNFQGRSYECMSDCADMSSYLSRCQSCRVESGCFMVYERPNFMGNQFFMRRGEYSDYMNMMGISSGIKSCRMIPMHRGQFRMKIFERENMSGQMNELMDDCENIMERFGMSDCMSCQVMEGHWLMYEQPNFRGRMLYVRPGDHRSFREMGMSSMRFMSMRRITDSC; this is translated from the exons ATGGGCAAG ATCATCCTGTACGAGGAGAAGAACTTCCAGGGCCGCTCTTACGAGTGCATGAGCGACTGTGCCGACATGTCGTCCTACCTGAGCCGGTGCCAGTCCTGCCGGGTGGAGAGCGGCTGCTTCATGGTCTACGAGCGCCCCAACTTCATGGGCAACCAGTTCTTCATGAGGAGGGGCGAGTACTCCGACTACATGAACATGATGGGCATCAGCAGCGGCATCAAGTCCTGCCGCATGATCCCCATG CACAGAGGCCAGTTCAGGATGAAGATCTTTGAGCGGGAGAACATGAGCGGCCAGATGAACGAGCTGATGGACGACTGCGAGAACATCATGGAACGCTTTGGCATGAGCGACTGCATGTCCTGCCAGGTGATGGAGGGCCACTGGCTGATGTACGAGCAGCCCAACTTCCGCGGCAGGATGCTGTACGTGAGGCCCGGCGACCACCGGAGCTTCAGGGAGATGGGCATGAGCAGCATGAGGTTCATGAGCATGAGACGCATCACCGATTCCTGCTGA